A window of Microbacterium sp. Root61 genomic DNA:
CCAGCACCGCCGTCGACCCGGTCACCGACGCCGTGTGGCTCATCGCCGCACGGGCCGCTTCCTCGGTCCGGCCGGCCTTCAACAGCACGATCGGCTTGTCCAGCACATCGGCACGCCGTGCGGCACGGATCAGCGCCTCGGGGTTCTTCAACGACTCGCTGAACATCAGGACGGTGTTGACCTCGTCGCGCTCGATGAGGTGCTCCACGACCTGCCCCAGGTCCACACCGGCCTCGTTGCCGGTCGTCACGAAGTAGCCGAGGTCGATCCCGGCGCGCGTGGTGGCGGCGGTGATGAACGACGAGAATCCGCCGCTCTGCGAGACCAGCGCCACCGGCCCCGGGGTGGGCAGTTCCACACCCGGCGGGATCGCGAAGTTCGCGTTGACGCCCGCGTGCAGGTTCATGAAGCCGATGCAGTTGGGGCCGAGCAGCTTGATGCCGGTGCGCGCGATGATGCGCTTCAGCTCCTCCTGCCGCGCGATGCCCTCTTCGCCCGCTTCCGCGAAGCCGGAGGTGAGCAGCGTGACGCCGCCGACGCCCTTGGCCGCGAGCTCCTCGATGGCGGGAACGGCGAGTTCTGCGGGGAGGACGACGACGGCCATGTCGACGCCGTCGGGCAGCGCGGAGACGTCGGGCACGACGTCGAGCCCGTGCAGGACGTCGGCCCGCGGGTTCACGGGATAGACGTCACCGGCGAACAGCCCGGCGACGTTGTTGAGGATCTGGGTGCCGATGCGGCCCGGCTTGTCCGAGGCGCCGATGACGGCGATGGACTTCGGGGAGAGCAACCGGGTGAGGTCGGACTCGGGGCTGATGTGAGTGCTCATCGGACGAACATCCCTCCGCCGTCGATCGAGACGATCTGGCCGGTGACCAGGCTCGATGCCGGGCTGGCCAGGTACAGGTAGGTGGGTGCGAGCTCGTCCGGCTCGGCGAAGCGTCCGAGGATCGTCTTGGACGGGTCCGCCCCGAACTTCGGGTCGGTCATGACCTTGCGGGTCATGTCGGTCACCGCGGCCGGAGCCACGGCGTTGACCAGGATGTTGTAGCGACCGAGCTCGCGGGCCGCGGTGCGGACCAGTCCGACGACGCCCGACTTGGCCGCGGCGTAGTTCACCTGGCCGATCGAGCCGTTCTGAGCGGTCGAGCTGGTGGTGAAGATCATCCGTCCGCCGCCGCGCGCGATCATGCCCTCGACGACCGCCTTGAGCCAGTAGAACGATGCGTTCAGGTGCACGTTGACGACCTGGTGCCACTCGTCATCCGTCATCTTCCGGATCATCGCCGGGCGGGTGATGCCCGCGTTGCTGACGAGCACGCTGATGGGTCCGAGCCGGTCCGCGATCTCCGCGGCGGCCGCGTCCACGGCGGCATGATCGCCCACGTCGCAGGCGACGGCGATCGCGTGACCTCCGGCGGCCGTGATGGCGTCGGCGACCACCTGTGCTGCGTCGAGCTGCAGGTCGATCACCGCCACTCGCGCACCCTGTGCCCCGAAGGCCTCGGCGACGGATCGCCCGATTCCTTGGGCGGCACCGGTGACCGCTACGACGTCGCCAGTGAAATCACTGGTCGCTGATTGACTCATCTGCAACTCCTTCGGTGCGGGATGTGGGCATAGGCCCCGAGCCTGCGCTCACGTAGTCAATCCAACCCGAAGACGCGCTGTCAAGTCTTTTGATCAAAAATATCAGTTGATATACTGATCAAAAATCTCCCCTTGCGATCCGACCTTTGTTCAGGTTCAATCGGGGCCAAGAGCCGGTCCACGCTCCCTGGGTGCAGTGAGCATGTCGCGGAGTGGTGAACCTGAATCATGCCACTCCCGCGGTCGCAATGACGCACTGCGTGGCCGTCGCGATAGACAAAGGAGTTCCATGCGCGCGCTGATAGATGAGACCCAGAAGGAGTTCCAGGAGGTGGCGCGAGAGATCGCGCGCTCCGTGGGCATCGAGAACCCCGCCGACGTGGTCGGCCGAGACACCTTCTCGGGGTGGCAGACGCTGGCCTCTTCGGGGCTGCTGGATCTGCGCGAGCGGTCGTCCGGCGACCCCACCGCGAGCGGAGTCGAGATCGCGCTGCTCTGCGAGGAGCTCGGCGGCACGCTCACGCCCGACCCCTACCTTCCGTCGGCGGTCGTGGCCGGTGACCTGATCGCCCGCTCCGGCGACGTCCACGGGTGGATGGCCGGTCTCGGCAGCGGCGATGACCGCTACGGCATCCTTCTGCGGGCCGATCTGACCGACTTCGGCGATGCCGGCGGCGACGATGACATCGTGTGGGGCGGGGCCGGCGATGACGGCTTCGTGCTCGCATTGAAGCGCGACGGCGATTCCGTGCGTCTCGTCCGCGGACGCCCGACCGGATCGACGCCGCTGGATTCCTTGTCCCTCACGAACGCCCTCTGGCGCGCAGCCGACATCGCGTGGGAGGACGGCGGCGCTCTGTCGGCCGAAGACCTGCAGCGCGTCACGGCGCTCGCCCTGACCGGGCTGAGCGCCGATACGGTCGGAGCCCTGGGTGCCGCACTCCGTGGTGTCGTGGAGTACTCCAAGCAGCGTCGCGCGTACGGCGTGCACATCGGGTCGTTCCAGGCCATCCAGCACATCTCCGCCGACGCCTACGTGGCCGTCGCCGGGGCGCGCTCCGCGGCGCTCTACGCCGCCTGGGCGGTGGACGCACTGGATGCCGGCGAGGCCCTCCTCGCGGCGCGCACCGCGAAGGCGGCATGCGCGCACATCGGGCGCACCACCGCCGAGGCTGTCATGCAGGTCTACGGAGGCATCGGCCAGACCTGGGAGCACATCGCGCACTTCTACAACCGCCGCGCGCAGTTCGACACCGCAGTGCTCGGCGACGAGAACCACCAGCTCGATGCCATCGCAGATGTACGTCTGGAAGGGAAGTGACATGGACTACCTCGACACCGTCGAAGAGGCCGAGTACCGCGCCGCACTGCGGGCATGGCTGAGCGAGAACGTACCGCCGCGCGCGGACACGCCGCTGAGCGATGAAGAAGCCGCCCAGGAGCGGATCGCCTGGCACCGCAAGCTCTACGAGGCCGGCTACATCGGCCAGTCCTGGCCGGTCGAATGGGGCGGCAAGGGGCTCGGGCCCCTGATGGACGCCATCCTGAACGATGAGAACGGCACCGCCGAGGCACCGGGCCTGCCCGCGATGGTGGGCTACATCGTGCGCACCTTGATGATGTTCGGCAACGACGAGCAGCGCGAGCAGTTCATCCGGCGCTCGCTCAGCGGCGAGATCCAGTGGTGCCAGGGCTTCAGCGAGCCCGGCGCCGGCTCCGACCTCGCGGCCCTGACCACGAAGGCGACGCTCGACGGCGACGAGTGGGTCATCAACGGACACAAGATGTGGACCTCGTTCGGGCAGTACGCGGACTGGTGCATGGTGCTGGCTCGCACCGACGCGACCGTCGCCCCGCACAAGGGCATCTCCGCGTTCCTGGTCGACATGAAGACCCCCGGCATCGTGCTGAAGCCCATCTACGTCGCCAACGGCGATCCCGAGACCAGCGAGGTCTTCTTCGACGAGGTGCGCGTCCCTGCGGCCAACCTCATCAGCTCCGTCGGCGACGGCTGGAAGATCGCGATGACCACCGTCGCCTACGAGCGCGGCCCGTCCGACATCGGTGCGATCTCCACTCTGCGCAAGCAGCTGTCGCACCTCGAGGAGTACGCGGTGCAGTCCGGACGCGCCGCGGATCCGGCCGTGCGGCGTCGACTCGCGCGCAGCTACGTGCAGGGCGAGCTGGTGCGCCTGGTCGCGCTCGAGCAGCTCAGCTCCCGCGCCACGGGCAAGCCCGTCGGCGAAGAGGGCTCGATCGGCAAGCTGCTGCAGACCGCGGCATCGCAGGATCTCGCGCACGTGGCGCTGGACCTTTACGGCGCCGACGCGATCACCGGCGCCGCACCGGAGATCGTCAGCGACTACTTCCAGACGCGCCCGATCAGCGTGTACGGAGGGTCCTCGCAGATCCAGCGCAACATCATCGCGTCGCGCCTGCTCGGGATGCCGCGGGAGTAGACCCTCGCACGCGAAACGTGCCGTGGGTGTTCGGCTGCGACTGCAGCGACACCCACGGCACGTGTGTGTATGGCGGTGGAGAAGGAGCGGAAGACCTCAGGATGCCGGGGCGACCGCGGGCACGATGAACAGGCCCAGTCCGCGGCTGCACAGTATGTCGCCCACACGGATCTCGGCTTCGACCCACGTCTTGCGCCCGTCCGCGCTCTTGATGCGGGCGCTGATCTGCAGCTCCTGCCCGATGGGAGCGCCGCCGCGATAGTCGATCTCGAGGCGTGCCGTCACGGACGGACGCGCGGTCGCCGAGACGAGGAGCCCCATCGCGTGATCGAGGATCGTGGCGACCGTGCCGCCGTGCACGCGCCCCGGAGGGCCGGTGAACGCGGGACCGACCACCACGGTGCCGTGAGCCTCTCCGTCCTCGAGTGTGAGGCGGATCGGGGGCACGACCGGGTTGAAGTCGCTCAGCTCGTCCTTGTTCCGCAGTGACTCGCCCCGGCCACGCGCCGTGCGCGGGTCGTCGTAGAACCAGGGGATGATGCTCGGGCGGAGGTGCTCCTGCATCTCCAGGGAGATCTCCTGCACGCGCCGCGCGAACTCTTCGGAGTAGGTGCCTGCCGGCATCCGGATCACGTCGTCGGACAGCACGCGCACCGCGCGTGCGAGCGCCTGCGCGCCCCGGAGCTGCTCGGCGTGCGCCTCCGGCGACGACGCGGGCCGCTCCTCCCCCGCCCGCACGTCCACGACCTCAGACATACGCCTCTTCGGCCGCGGCCAGCGGGGCGACGAGCGGGAAGTGGCACGCGACCTGGTGCGTCGGCGACACGGCCTGCAACAGCGGCTCGACCTCGGCGCAGATGTCCTGCGCCATCGGGCAGCGTGTGCGGAAGCGGCACCCGCTCGGCGGGTCGAGCGGCGAGGGCGGATCTCCGACGAGGGTCGCCGCGAGCTTGGGCGTCTCCGGATCCGGTTCGGGGATCGAGTTGAGCAGAGCGACCGTGTACGGGTGCGCGGGGTGCGCGTACAGCGAATCGGAATCGCCGACCTCGACGATCTTGCCCAGGTACATCACCATGACGCGATCGGAGATGTTCTTGACGACCGAGAGGTCATGCGCGATGAAGAGGATGGAGAGATCGAACTCCTCCTGCAGGTCCTCGAGCAGGTTGAGCACGGTAGCCCGCAGCGACACGTCCAGCGACGAGACCGGCTCGTCGCACACGAGCAGCTTGGCACCGGCCAGCAGGGCCCGCGCGATCGCGACCCGCTGGCACTGCCCGCCCGACAGCTGCGAGGGCTTGCGGTCCCCGAACTCGCTCGGCTCGAGCCCGACGGCGCGCAGCATGTCATCCGCCTTCTCGTTGCGCTCCTTGCGGGACCCACGGCCCCAGATCGTGAGCGGCTCGGCGACGATCTGACGCACCGAGCGTCGCGGGTTCAGCGAGGACACGGGGTCTTGGAAAACCATCTGGAGTTCGGGTCGCAGCCGGCGCAGCTGGTCGGCCGTCAGGCTCGCCAGTTCGGTGCCGTCGAAGCGCACCGAACCGGACTTGGGTGCGGGCAGCTGCAGGATGGCCCGCGCCATCGTGGACTTCCCGCATCCGGACTCGCCCACCACTCCGACGGTCTCGCCGGCGGCGAGCTCGAAGGAGACGCCGGACACCGCCTGGACGGTGCCCGCGGTCGTCGGATACTCGACGACCATGTCCTCCACGACCAGTCGTGTGTGCTCTGCCACCGCGTCAGGAGTAGTCACGATGCGCCCTCTTTCGTCAGCAGTTCCTCAGCGTCGTTCTCTGCGGCATCCGGTTCCTCATCCGGCACGACCAGATCGCGATCGGCGTAGGCCTTGTCGAACTCCGGCGTGCCGACGGGATACCAGCACCGATAGAGGTGATCCTCGGTGTTCTCGGCGACCTGCAGCGGCGGCTCCTCCGTGCGGCAGCGGGCTTGCGCGGCCGGACACCGGGAGGCGAATCGGCAGCCGGGCTGCGGAGCAGCCAGGTTCGGCGGATTGCCGCCGATCGCCCGCAGCCGGGAATGGCTCGGCTGGTCGCGGCGCGGAAGGGCGTCCAGGAGTGCGCGCGTGTACGGCATCTTGACGTTGCGGAACAGCTCCTGGGTCGGTGCGCTCTCCACCACGCGTCCCGCGTACATCACGATGATGCGGTCGGTGCGCGTGGCGACGACGCCGAGGTCATGGGTGACCAGGATCATCGCCATCTCGCGGTCGCTCTGCTGTCGGCTGAGCAGCTCCAGGATCTGCAGCTGCACCGTGACATCGAGGGCCGTGGTCGGCTCGTCGGCGATCAGCAGTCGCGGATCCCCGGCGAGCGCGATCGCGATGCCGACGCGCTGGCGCATGCCTCCCGACATCTGGTGCGGGTAGTTGCCCATCCGACCGGCGGGCTCCGGAATCCCCACGCTGCGCAGCAGCTCGATCGAGCGTTCGTTGACCTGAGCCCGGGACAGCTTCGGCGAGTGACGCCGGACGGTCTCGGACAGCTGGGCGCCGATCTTCTTCACCGGGTTCAGCGAGGTGAGCGGGTCCTGGAGGACCATCGCGATCTTCTTGCCCCACAGTCGCCGCACGTCCTTGCGCGGGAGGGCGGTGATCTCGACGCCGTCGAACTCGACTCGGCCGCTGCGTCTGACCCGCTCGCCGGGAGCGATCAGCCCCATGATGGTGCGGGAGAGCACGGACTTGCCCGAGCCGGACTCGCCGACGATCCCGAGGGATTCGCCTCGGTCGAGCGTCAGCGAGACGCTGTCCACCGGGGTGACCTCGACCGGTCCGCCGATGAAGGTCGTCGTCAGATCCTCGACGACCAGCAGGGGCCGCCGGCCCGGGTCGACGGTCGTTCCGACTGCGAGACCCTGTGTCGCCTCATCCACCGTGCTCACAGCGTCACCTCCGTTCGCCCGTGCGTCCGCGAACGCAGATAGTCACCGATGAAGTTGAACGACATGACCGTGAACAGCAGCACGATCGAGGGATACGCGACGATGTGCGGTGCCGTGTACAGCGACTGCCGTCCGCCGGCGATCATGCCGCCCCAGCTGGGCGTGGGCGGCTGGATGCCGAACCCGAGGAAGCTCAGCGACCCCTCGGCGACGATCACGACCGCGACGACCAGGAACGCGTACGACAGCACGCTGGGCAGCACGTTCGGCAGGACTTCCTTGACCAGGGTGCGAGCCTTCCGCGAGCCCAGGACCGTCGCCGCCATCACGAACTCGCGCTGCGTCCACACCAGGGTGTTCGCACGGGCGAGTCGGGTGAAGGTCGGGAACATGATCGCACCGAGCCCGATGATCAGGATCGGAGCACCTGCCCCGTAGATCGCGACCAGCACGATGATGAAGATCAGGGCCGGGAACGACAGGACGACGTCGACGACGACGCTGATGAACGAGTCGATCCAGCCGCGGTAGTAGCCGGACAGCAGTCCGAGCGCCATACCGATGGTCATGCCGAGAGCCACCGCGACGAAGCCGACCTGCAGCGAGGCCTGCGCTCCCCAGACGATGCGCGAGAGCATGTCCCGACCCAGCTGGTCGGTGCCGAGCGGATGCCCCGGCATGGGGCCGGCGGCGATGTTCTCGTAGTCCGGCACGTTCGGGTCGGGCAGCGGAAGGATCGGGGCCAGGATGGCTCCGAGGATGATCAGGAGCGCCCAGGCGATCGCGATCACCACCAGCACGGGGAGCTTGGGCATCCGCCGCCGTTTGGCGGCGGGCTTCACGGCCGCGGGGAGCGGCGGTGCGACGGGGTCCTTGAGGTCAACCACGACCGGACCTCACTCTCGGGTCGAGTGCCAGATAGAGCAGATCGATCACGATGTTCGTGACCACGTAGAACACGGCGATGACGGCCACCACACCCTGCAGCGTCACGTAGTCCCGCGCATAGACCGAGTCCACGAGCATCCGGCCGAGGCCGGGCAGTGCGAACAGGGTCTCGATGACCACCGCGCTGCCGATCAGGCGAGCGGTGTTGATGCCGGCGAGAGTGACGAGCGAGAACGACGACGGGCGGAACACCTGACGCATCAGGACGTTCGAGGCCGACATGCCCTTGGCCTGCGCGGCGAGGACGAAGTCCTCCTTCATGGTGGCCTGCATGTCGCCGCGCAAGACTCGGAAGTACACCCCCATGGGTTCCAGAGCGAGCGCGATCGCGGGTAAGAGCATGGTCGTGAAGTTGAGCCATAATCCGTCACTGGGAGGGACGTACCCCGATGCCGGGAGCACCCCCAGCGTCACGGCGAAGATGTAGACGAGGAAGAGGCCGAGCACGAAACCGGGGATGGAGATCGCGGCCAGAGACAGGACACTGCCCATCCGGTTGACCCAGCCGTTCGGGCGGTAGGTGGCGTACATCGCACCGGCGATCGCCACGACGAGGGCGAAGACCTGCACCATGACCATGAGCTGTACCGAGACCGGGATGCGCTGCATGATCGCCTCGGCGACGGGCTGTCCCGTCCGGAACGAGACGCCGAGGTCGCCCTGGAGGGCCGCCGTCAGCCAGTACCAGTACCGGACGATGGCCGGCTGATCGAGATGCAGCTCCTGGCGGACGAGCTCAACCTGCGCGTCCGTGGCCTCGGGACCGAGGATGACGCGTGCCGGATCTCCCGGAAGGAGTTCCAGCATCATGGAGACCAGGAAGGTCACCGCGAGCAGCACGACGATCAGGTGCGCGCCCTTGCGCGTGACGAAGGAGAGCCACCGCGGCGGCACCCACTTCCGGCGCGTGGTTCGCAGCGACAGCGTCGCCGTGGGCGGTGGCCCGGAGGGGCCGCGTTCGGGGGGTGCGGTCACATGACTGCTCATCGCCTTCACACCTCTCTGTGCAGTGGGCGCCGGATCAAGTTACGATATTTGATCACAGATATGGGTGGGTCCACAAGGCTTGTCGGCCCCTATGTCGGACGGGATCTACTCGCTCAGGACGAACGCGCGCTCCGATACGTCTCGACGCCGTCGCTGCCGACCTCGCGAATCGCGTCGCCGACGGCGGCCAGGCGTCGCACGCGGGCGAGGGTGTCACCGGCTGCCAGGAAGAGCTCGTCGTTCACGAGGTCCGTGAAACGCTTCCGTCCGCCCCTCCAGCCGATTCCCTGGGCGACCTCGAACACGGTCATCGGACGGTCTGTCAGCAGCGTGCGCACCGCGTCCGTCTTGACCTGGACGTAGTCGAGGTGCTGTTGGATGAGCCCGTCGACGTCGGTCACCGGTCTGCCGTGCCCGGGCAGGCAGACCTCCGCGCCGAGCAGCCGGATCTCCTCCAGCCCGTGGACGTAGTCGCTCAGCGGATCCGCACTCGTGAACGGACGAACCGTCACGTGGGGGTTGCCGTTCCCCCGCGGCAGCAGCGCGTCGCCCGAGAACAGGATCCTGTTCTCCTCGTCCCACACGCACGCGTGACCGGGCGTGTGGCCCGGCGACGCGATCACGCGCAGGCGCCGGTCGCCGACGGCCACGACGTGCCCGGGCTCGATCCAGCGCACGCGATCCGTGCCGAGCGGATGATCGGCGAGCTTGCTGTCGACCACCGTGTGGGCGACGTCGCTCGGGAAGCCCAGCCGCCGATACCACTCGACTCCGGCCGCCGCATCCGGCAGGCCCTGGAAGTCGGACATCGCGCTGACGGTGGGCTGCTCGGCCGAGAGCAGCAGGATCTCGGAGTCGAGCTCCCCCACCACCGACTCGGCGTTGCCCGAGTGGTCCCGGTGCGCGTGCGTGAGAACGACCGAGCGCAGGGTCCGGTCGCCGATGGCGACCTCTTCGAGCGCATCGAGATGCTCCCGCCCCTGCTCCCACCACCAGGCGGTGTCGATCATGACCGCATCGGCACCGTCGATCACGACGTAGGCATTCGTCGTGATGAGGTACGGCGTGCTGTACATCTCGCACTCCGTGCGCCAGACGCCGGGCAGCACTTCCTCGACGACCGCTGAGCTCGACCGCGTATCCGTCATGTGAACAGGTGCACCTTCGCATCGAGCGCTGCGACATCGCCCTGCCGGTCGATCACCAGCGGATTGAGGTCGATCGATTCGATCGCGGGGTCCTGCATCAGCGCCTCGAGTGCCGTGACGATCGTGCGGAAGCCCGCGTGATCCGCGACCGACGGGACGTAGTCCCGCAGGAGCATGTCGCGCTGGCGATCGGACAGCGGCAGCAGCCGCACGCCGATCCGTTTGTCCTCGACACCCGATCCACCCGGACCGACCGCGATGAACGGCGTCCCGTCGGCCGAGCGCGAGAGCCCGACGAACAGCTCCTCCTCGAATGCCACGCGCTCGGAGAACACGATGTCGCTGTCGAACAGCGCACGCAGGTAGTCGACGGCCGCGACCGCCGCATCCAGATTCGGGATCTGCGTGAGCACGCCACCGGCGTTCGCACGGTGGGCGAGGCCGGCGGCGGCCTTGGCCACGAGCGGGAAGTTCGCGGTGGCGAGCACCTCGGCTGCGTTGTCGCCCCGCGCGACGCGCCACTCCTGCGGCCAGCGCAGCGGCAGACCGGCCAGGATCTCGCGCACGTCCTCGTCCACGACCACCCGGGTCGTCGACGACGTCGGCCGTGGGAATCCGCCGACGTCCGCGTCGCCCGCGTCTCCGCGTGACCACGTCGAGAGCGCACGGATCTTCGCGATCGTCTGCGCGCTTCCGAAGGCGATCGTCACGTCCGGGCCGTACAGGTCCGGCACCCGGAACTCCCGGCGGTCGGCACCCGTCGCGAGCATCGGCTGCTTGCCCTGCTCGACCGTGAGGTCGATCGCCGCCTGCGCCCAGCGCACGTGCGCGGCGATGGTGGGGTCGGGGATGTCGAAGAGGTGCACGACGATGTCGACGTTCGGGTCCTTGACGATCGCGGCGACACGTCGCTCGAACTCGTCGGGCTTGCCCAGCAGGCCCGCACCCATGTCGAACGGGTTGTAGACCAGATGCGCACTGTCTTCGCCGAGGAGGGTGACCGCGGTCTCCCGCTCGAACGGAGGCAGCTCGATGTTGGTCGCGGCGAGCTGATCGCTCAACGAGATGAGCGCACCGCCACTGCCGGCGAACACACCTACACGCCCGGAGCCGAAGGTGCGGTACCCCGCGGACTCCAGCGCCTGCAGCGAGGAGATGAGGTCATCGACGTTCGACACCGTCACGACGCCGAACTGCTCGGCGATGCCGAGGATCAGGCGATGGTCCGAACCGATGGCTCCGGTGTGGGAGGCCGCGATGGCCTTGCCGCGCTCCGAGAGCCCCGCGAGGAGCATGACCAGCGGCACACCCGCACGCGTGGCATCCTGCGCGAAGCGGGCGAAGTCGCCCAGCTCGCCGATGTCCTCGACGTAGAGACCGATCGCCCCGACGCCATCATCCAGAAGGGCACGCCCGAGGGTGTGGTAGTCCATCACGGCGGACCCGCCGAGCGCGAAGACCGAGTGCAGCCCGATCCCGGCCTCGCTGGCCGCGCTGGCCGCCGCCATCGCGATGGATCCGCTCTGGGCCAGCAATGCCACGCCGCCCGGACGGGGGACGCCGCGGACGTTGCCGTCCAGGACGTTCACGCCGTGGTGCGGCGAGATGAAGCCCAGCGACTGCGGTCCGAAGAGCGGGATGCCGGTGCGCAGCGACCACTCGCGCAGCTCGCGCTGCCCGTCGTGGTTGCCGGCCTCGGCGAAGCCGCCACTGAACACGATGACCGCGTGTGGACGCCGCTCGGCGAGTTCGTCGAGCAGTCCCAGGGATGCCTCGGCACCCACCAGAAGCCACACGATCCCCAGCTCACCCGGAACCTCGGCGAGCGAGGTCGCAGCCTCGATGCCGTAGACCGTTCCCCCGCGCCGGCTGACGATGTTGATCGTGCCCGGGAAGGGGATGGTGCTGTCGCGCAGGGAGCGCATGATCCAGCCGGTCGTGCCGCCTGTCTCGTTCGCGCCCACGAGGGTGACCGCAGGGGTCTCCCACATGTGGGCGAGCGCTTCGCGCCAGTCCACGGCAGTGCCGGCGAGCGTGTCGGTGCTCAATTCAGCGTCCTCCATATTCAGGGTCCGGCTCCTTGTCGAGCCAGGCGATGACCGAATCGGCGTGATCGGTGGAGATCATGGTGAGTGCCTCCAGCGCCGCTCCCGTGAGGGATCCACGGGCGTTCGCCTCCTTGGCCATGTTGTTGAAGACGCGCTTCGTCCAACGCAGGGCCAGGGGCGGCAGGGTCGCGAGGTCTTCGGCGATCTCGCGAGCCTTGGGGATGACTTCTTCCAGCGGCAGTGCGTAGTTGACCAGACCGATCCGCTCCGCCTCGACGCCCTTGATGAGTCGCCCGGTCAGGATGAGCTCCTTGGCTCGCGGCAGTCCGACCAGCGCGGGGAACATGTACGCGCCCGGCGACATGAGACCGCGACGCACGTGGGGATCGCCGATCTTGGCCGTCTCATCCATCACTGTGATGTCCGAGTAGAGCGCAAGGCCGAGTCCCGCGCCGATCGCGTGACCGGTGACGGCCGCGACGATCGGCACGTCGACGCTGAAGATCGCCATGGGCAGCTCGTCCGAGCGGTCCACGGGGATCCGCGCCACCCAGTCCGGGTTCTCGCGGATGTTGCCCATCCGCGTGGCCTGCTCGCGCATGCCGCTGACATCGCCGCCGGAGGAGAACTTGTTGCCCCGCCCCTGGATGACGATGGCGCGCACGCGCGGGTCGTAGCGGACCGTTTTGAAGAACTGCGTCAGCTCCGGCGTCATCTTGTCGCTCGGGTTCGCCCGGCCAGGATCTGCACCGAGAGTGACGGTGCAGATCCGGCCTTCGAACGCCACCTCGATCGCCCGGAACTCGGGGTACTCGGGGGGCTCGGTCGGGGCCTTGCGGTGCCCGTCCTCGCCGATGATGGAGTTCGTGGACATCCCTAGAGCTCCGAGACGGGGCGGATGTTCAGGAGCGCGGGCTTGTCCGCGTCCGAGACGAACTGGATCGGGCGCAGCGTGATGTCCGCGACGGCGCTCACGGCCGAGACCGGATAGTTCGCGTTCAGTCCGGACAGACCCCACGCAGCGGAGTCGAACACCTTGACCTGCGGCGTCGAGACCTCGGATGCCTTGAACGTGAAGTCCTCGGCAACCTGGACGATGCGCGGCCCCTGGACGGTGTCGGCGAGGTGGACGCTCGAGTTGATGCCGAGCGACCCGCCGGCCGTCAGAATGGGCCTCGTCGTCTGGATCTTCAGGATGTCCACGCCGTCCTGGGTCACCGTCAGGTGGGACCCGTCGTGGTATCGACGGAGGTTCACGCGATCGGCGAGTGAGACCGGGTAACCCCATCCGCTGCGCAGCGGTTCCACGGCGGCAGGGTTGTCGACCTTGGCCGCGAGCTGGAAGACGCGGGGACGGTAGCCGAAGCGGCACAGGGTGCCGACCTCGGTGATCGTGGTGGGACCCCACGGCGTCTCCGGCAGGTGGTGCGCGCGGAACATGACGAAGTGCGATCCGCGCACGGGCGCCAGCGACGGCGGCAGGAAGCCCGCGCTGGAGAACATGTCGATCTCGTAGATCACCTGGAGGAACCGGGCGTTGGGGAACGTGATCCCCTCGGTCGGGAACTCCTCGATGCGGGGCGCCCCGACCAGCAGCTCATCCAGCGATGCCTCGCCGAACTCGGCCCAGTCCGGAATGAACTGCAGTGTCTGCTTCGAACCGGTGATCTTCTTCTCGGTCTGTGGGGTGGACATCAGGCAACCTCAGCCTTCTGGACTTCTTCTTCGTCTGCGGACTTGAACTTCGGCATGACCTCGCGTGCGAACACGCGCATGCT
This region includes:
- a CDS encoding SDR family NAD(P)-dependent oxidoreductase encodes the protein MSQSATSDFTGDVVAVTGAAQGIGRSVAEAFGAQGARVAVIDLQLDAAQVVADAITAAGGHAIAVACDVGDHAAVDAAAAEIADRLGPISVLVSNAGITRPAMIRKMTDDEWHQVVNVHLNASFYWLKAVVEGMIARGGGRMIFTTSSTAQNGSIGQVNYAAAKSGVVGLVRTAARELGRYNILVNAVAPAAVTDMTRKVMTDPKFGADPSKTILGRFAEPDELAPTYLYLASPASSLVTGQIVSIDGGGMFVR
- a CDS encoding acyl-CoA dehydrogenase family protein; translation: MRALIDETQKEFQEVAREIARSVGIENPADVVGRDTFSGWQTLASSGLLDLRERSSGDPTASGVEIALLCEELGGTLTPDPYLPSAVVAGDLIARSGDVHGWMAGLGSGDDRYGILLRADLTDFGDAGGDDDIVWGGAGDDGFVLALKRDGDSVRLVRGRPTGSTPLDSLSLTNALWRAADIAWEDGGALSAEDLQRVTALALTGLSADTVGALGAALRGVVEYSKQRRAYGVHIGSFQAIQHISADAYVAVAGARSAALYAAWAVDALDAGEALLAARTAKAACAHIGRTTAEAVMQVYGGIGQTWEHIAHFYNRRAQFDTAVLGDENHQLDAIADVRLEGK
- a CDS encoding acyl-CoA dehydrogenase family protein, with product MDYLDTVEEAEYRAALRAWLSENVPPRADTPLSDEEAAQERIAWHRKLYEAGYIGQSWPVEWGGKGLGPLMDAILNDENGTAEAPGLPAMVGYIVRTLMMFGNDEQREQFIRRSLSGEIQWCQGFSEPGAGSDLAALTTKATLDGDEWVINGHKMWTSFGQYADWCMVLARTDATVAPHKGISAFLVDMKTPGIVLKPIYVANGDPETSEVFFDEVRVPAANLISSVGDGWKIAMTTVAYERGPSDIGAISTLRKQLSHLEEYAVQSGRAADPAVRRRLARSYVQGELVRLVALEQLSSRATGKPVGEEGSIGKLLQTAASQDLAHVALDLYGADAITGAAPEIVSDYFQTRPISVYGGSSQIQRNIIASRLLGMPRE
- a CDS encoding PaaI family thioesterase; the encoded protein is MSEVVDVRAGEERPASSPEAHAEQLRGAQALARAVRVLSDDVIRMPAGTYSEEFARRVQEISLEMQEHLRPSIIPWFYDDPRTARGRGESLRNKDELSDFNPVVPPIRLTLEDGEAHGTVVVGPAFTGPPGRVHGGTVATILDHAMGLLVSATARPSVTARLEIDYRGGAPIGQELQISARIKSADGRKTWVEAEIRVGDILCSRGLGLFIVPAVAPAS
- a CDS encoding ABC transporter ATP-binding protein, whose amino-acid sequence is MTTPDAVAEHTRLVVEDMVVEYPTTAGTVQAVSGVSFELAAGETVGVVGESGCGKSTMARAILQLPAPKSGSVRFDGTELASLTADQLRRLRPELQMVFQDPVSSLNPRRSVRQIVAEPLTIWGRGSRKERNEKADDMLRAVGLEPSEFGDRKPSQLSGGQCQRVAIARALLAGAKLLVCDEPVSSLDVSLRATVLNLLEDLQEEFDLSILFIAHDLSVVKNISDRVMVMYLGKIVEVGDSDSLYAHPAHPYTVALLNSIPEPDPETPKLAATLVGDPPSPLDPPSGCRFRTRCPMAQDICAEVEPLLQAVSPTHQVACHFPLVAPLAAAEEAYV
- a CDS encoding ABC transporter ATP-binding protein; the encoded protein is MSTVDEATQGLAVGTTVDPGRRPLLVVEDLTTTFIGGPVEVTPVDSVSLTLDRGESLGIVGESGSGKSVLSRTIMGLIAPGERVRRSGRVEFDGVEITALPRKDVRRLWGKKIAMVLQDPLTSLNPVKKIGAQLSETVRRHSPKLSRAQVNERSIELLRSVGIPEPAGRMGNYPHQMSGGMRQRVGIAIALAGDPRLLIADEPTTALDVTVQLQILELLSRQQSDREMAMILVTHDLGVVATRTDRIIVMYAGRVVESAPTQELFRNVKMPYTRALLDALPRRDQPSHSRLRAIGGNPPNLAAPQPGCRFASRCPAAQARCRTEEPPLQVAENTEDHLYRCWYPVGTPEFDKAYADRDLVVPDEEPDAAENDAEELLTKEGAS